A genomic segment from Saccharicrinis carchari encodes:
- a CDS encoding ribonuclease HII: MKRQLDLFMYPDKIEAGCDEAGRGCLAGPVVAAAVILPRTFAHPLLNDSKQLSEKQRDKLRPIIEREALAWAVAIVNNHEIDQINILNASIVAMQRAVAQLPIVPEHLLIDGNRFKPYKKIPHTCVVKGDGKYLPIAAASILAKTHRDALMQNLNKEYPGYGWDKNKGYPTKAHRAGIENLGTTPYHRLSFRLLDKQLKLGM; this comes from the coding sequence ATGAAAAGGCAGTTGGATCTGTTTATGTACCCCGATAAAATTGAAGCAGGATGCGACGAGGCGGGGAGAGGATGCCTGGCAGGGCCGGTGGTGGCAGCTGCCGTAATATTGCCACGTACTTTCGCTCATCCCCTGCTTAACGACTCCAAGCAATTGAGCGAAAAACAACGCGATAAGCTTCGACCCATCATCGAACGGGAAGCACTTGCCTGGGCCGTTGCCATTGTTAACAACCACGAGATAGACCAGATAAATATACTCAACGCCTCTATTGTTGCTATGCAAAGAGCAGTGGCGCAATTGCCCATAGTTCCTGAACATCTATTGATAGATGGCAACCGCTTTAAACCCTACAAAAAAATACCACATACCTGTGTGGTTAAAGGCGATGGTAAATATTTGCCTATTGCTGCGGCCAGTATCCTGGCAAAAACCCACCGCGATGCCCTTATGCAAAATTTAAACAAGGAATATCCGGGATATGGATGGGATAAAAACAAAGGCTACCCTACCAAAGCGCATCGAGCCGGGATTGAAAATTTGGGTACTACCCCATATCATCGTCTGTCTTTTAGGTTATTGGATAAGCAGCTAAAGCTGGGTATGTAG
- a CDS encoding S46 family peptidase, producing MKKLSILFFAFIIGFAGTLKADEGMWLLPLIKKLNMNKMQEMGLELSAEDIYSVNNSSMKDAIVIFGGGCTGELISDQGLILTNHHCGYGDIQALSSEENNYLKDGFWANSLDEELHAEGLSVTFLKKMEEVTDRVFEGIDEAEGIDKRNELISKNISAITKEASEGNDYTIRVQSFFEGNQYFLVAYEKFNDVRFVGAPPSSIGKFGHDTDNWMWPRHTGDFSLFRVYADKDGKPADYSKDNVPFKPANHLPISLKGAQSGDFAMTLGYPGSTSRYLTSWGIKERMDVINDSRIVPRGVKQELWREDMMASEKVNIQYASKYSRSSNYWKNSIGMNRGLERLKVVDEKQKLEKEFANWVAASTERTAEYGEVLSNLEKVYSNRASDLKAQNYLVECMLRGTEIIALGTRAIQLEKELAQGNKERVAQIAEAITESLDGFFKDYNVSTDHKVFATMLELYHNKIDAQYHPSFFTEVVEKKHKGDFKKYGDWVFRKSMFVDKNELETFLAAPKLKTLRKDPVFIAALSTMDMYRQIYGKVSVTNTVENENNRLFLKGLMEMYPDKVFYPDANFTMRLSYGKVGNYKPKDAVIYEYFTTLAGVIEKHVPGDFEFEVPEKLIELYQNKDYGQYADVDGTMRVCFTTDNDITGGNSGSPVINGNGELFGLAFDGNWEAMSGDVTFETELQKCINVDIRYVLFIIDKFAGATNLIDEMTLVK from the coding sequence ATGAAGAAATTATCAATTTTATTCTTCGCCTTTATAATAGGTTTCGCAGGAACCCTTAAGGCGGATGAGGGAATGTGGCTGTTGCCCTTGATTAAGAAGCTGAACATGAATAAGATGCAGGAGATGGGACTTGAGCTCTCTGCAGAGGATATTTATAGCGTTAATAATTCTAGCATGAAGGATGCCATCGTTATTTTTGGTGGCGGATGTACAGGCGAACTAATTTCGGATCAGGGCCTTATCCTTACAAATCATCACTGTGGATATGGAGATATTCAGGCATTGAGTTCAGAGGAGAACAATTATCTGAAAGATGGGTTTTGGGCTAACTCATTGGACGAGGAATTGCACGCCGAGGGCTTATCGGTTACCTTTCTTAAAAAAATGGAAGAGGTTACCGACCGTGTGTTTGAAGGCATAGACGAAGCGGAAGGGATTGACAAAAGAAATGAGCTGATAAGCAAAAATATCAGTGCCATCACTAAAGAAGCATCCGAAGGTAATGATTACACGATAAGAGTACAGAGCTTTTTTGAGGGGAACCAGTACTTTTTGGTGGCTTACGAAAAGTTTAACGATGTGCGTTTTGTGGGTGCCCCCCCTTCATCCATCGGAAAATTCGGTCACGATACCGATAACTGGATGTGGCCCCGGCATACTGGTGATTTTAGCCTGTTCAGGGTATATGCCGACAAAGACGGTAAGCCCGCCGATTATTCAAAGGACAATGTACCCTTTAAACCTGCCAATCACCTGCCCATTTCGTTAAAAGGCGCACAAAGTGGCGATTTTGCCATGACCCTGGGATACCCGGGTAGCACCAGCCGTTACCTTACCTCGTGGGGTATTAAAGAACGTATGGACGTGATAAACGACTCCCGTATAGTTCCGCGTGGCGTAAAACAGGAGCTATGGCGCGAGGACATGATGGCCAGTGAAAAGGTGAATATTCAATATGCCTCAAAATATAGCCGTAGTTCCAACTACTGGAAAAACAGTATAGGTATGAACCGTGGTTTAGAAAGGCTCAAAGTGGTAGATGAAAAACAAAAATTAGAAAAGGAATTTGCAAACTGGGTAGCTGCCTCAACAGAACGAACAGCGGAATATGGTGAGGTCTTGTCAAATTTGGAAAAGGTTTATTCCAATAGAGCCAGCGACCTAAAAGCACAAAATTATTTGGTGGAGTGCATGTTACGCGGTACCGAAATTATTGCCTTGGGTACAAGAGCCATACAACTGGAAAAAGAATTGGCCCAGGGCAATAAAGAAAGAGTAGCGCAAATTGCAGAAGCAATTACGGAATCCTTAGATGGTTTTTTTAAAGATTATAACGTTTCTACCGATCATAAGGTGTTTGCGACCATGTTGGAGTTATACCACAACAAGATTGATGCTCAATACCATCCCTCTTTCTTTACGGAAGTGGTAGAGAAAAAACACAAAGGCGATTTTAAAAAATATGGCGATTGGGTGTTCCGTAAATCTATGTTTGTGGATAAAAATGAACTCGAAACTTTTTTAGCAGCTCCCAAATTAAAAACCTTACGTAAGGATCCGGTTTTTATTGCGGCATTATCCACCATGGATATGTACCGTCAAATTTATGGAAAGGTAAGCGTAACAAATACCGTTGAAAATGAAAATAACCGCCTGTTTTTAAAAGGTTTAATGGAAATGTATCCTGATAAAGTATTTTATCCTGATGCTAATTTTACCATGCGATTGAGCTATGGTAAAGTGGGTAACTACAAGCCGAAGGATGCCGTTATTTATGAGTACTTTACTACCCTTGCCGGAGTAATAGAAAAACACGTGCCTGGTGACTTTGAATTTGAAGTACCCGAAAAGTTAATAGAGCTGTACCAAAACAAAGACTATGGCCAGTATGCCGATGTCGATGGTACCATGCGTGTATGTTTTACTACGGATAACGATATCACGGGCGGTAACTCTGGCAGCCCTGTAATCAATGGTAATGGCGAATTGTTCGGCTTGGCCTTCGACGGTAACTGGGAAGCCATGAGTGGTGATGTTACTTTTGAAACAGAACTGCAAAAATGTATAAATGTGGATATACGTTATGTTCTTTTTATCATCGACAAGTTTGCCGGCGCTACAAATTTGATTGATGAGATGACCCTGGTAAAATAA
- a CDS encoding MarC family protein produces the protein MNIDFLQILSAFIVLFAVIDILGSIPLILNLKKRGETIKPFQASSVSLIILLVFFFMGEPLLGLFGVDISSFAIAGAFVLLVMAFEMIFGVHIFRHDSPAGASIVPIAFPLIAGAGTFTTLLSFRAEFDNINIIIALVLNIVFVFFVLKSTDRVEKIIGKGGVYLLQKFFGIILLAMSIRLFLSNFADLLVQFFPVLKG, from the coding sequence ATGAACATTGATTTTTTACAGATACTTTCGGCTTTTATCGTTCTTTTTGCCGTAATTGATATATTGGGTTCTATCCCCTTAATCCTGAACTTGAAAAAGCGGGGGGAAACCATAAAGCCATTTCAGGCCTCTTCAGTTTCACTGATAATACTGTTGGTTTTCTTTTTTATGGGAGAGCCCCTGTTGGGCTTATTTGGTGTTGACATATCTTCGTTTGCCATAGCGGGGGCGTTTGTATTGCTGGTAATGGCTTTTGAAATGATTTTTGGTGTACATATTTTCAGGCACGATTCGCCCGCAGGAGCCAGCATTGTTCCCATTGCTTTTCCGTTAATTGCTGGAGCGGGTACATTCACTACCCTGCTGTCGTTTAGAGCCGAGTTTGATAATATCAATATTATTATTGCCTTAGTGCTCAATATAGTGTTTGTGTTTTTTGTGCTTAAATCAACGGATAGAGTAGAAAAAATAATTGGCAAAGGAGGAGTTTATTTACTTCAAAAATTCTTTGGTATCATTCTCCTGGCTATGTCTATACGTTTGTTTCTCTCTAATTTTGCCGATTTGCTCGTACAGTTTTTTCCCGTACTAAAAGGATAG
- a CDS encoding ribonuclease H1 domain-containing protein yields MAKKSKYYVVWNGHSPGIYTSWEECQKNITGVSDVRYKGFKTLHEAEAAFEDDPDNYWGKKDMPNPVYSSIENNPAIIGNSLSVDAACSGNPGPMEYQGVYTISGTPVFLKQFKLGTNNIGEFLAIVHALAYQKQHNLNLPIYTDSKIALAWVKAGKCKSKLEVNTKTQGLFEVIKRAEDWLQSNTYRQPILKWDTKNWGEIPADFGRK; encoded by the coding sequence GTGGCAAAAAAAAGTAAATATTACGTAGTTTGGAATGGGCACAGTCCGGGCATTTATACCAGTTGGGAGGAGTGCCAAAAAAATATCACAGGCGTTAGCGATGTGCGATATAAGGGATTTAAAACTTTGCACGAAGCCGAAGCTGCGTTTGAGGACGATCCGGACAATTATTGGGGTAAAAAGGATATGCCTAACCCCGTTTATAGCTCTATTGAAAATAACCCTGCCATAATAGGCAACAGCCTTTCGGTGGATGCGGCTTGCAGCGGTAACCCCGGCCCCATGGAGTATCAGGGCGTATATACAATTTCCGGAACACCTGTTTTTTTAAAGCAGTTTAAATTGGGCACCAACAATATTGGAGAGTTTTTGGCTATTGTGCATGCCTTGGCCTATCAAAAGCAACACAATCTTAACCTGCCCATTTACACCGACTCCAAAATTGCATTAGCCTGGGTAAAGGCCGGGAAATGCAAATCGAAACTCGAAGTGAACACAAAAACGCAAGGTCTTTTTGAGGTGATAAAGCGGGCAGAAGACTGGTTGCAAAGCAATACTTATAGGCAGCCTATACTTAAATGGGACACCAAAAACTGGGGTGAGATACCAGCCGATTTTGGAAGGAAATAA
- a CDS encoding tetratricopeptide repeat-containing sensor histidine kinase: MNQIFNEVSDMHDLEEMQRVGLEIAPDNPDQADSIAQQLLKLSHDGQVRYKGMAYYILGEAEYYRERYNLALQHYMQAQPFLEQSGDSSVISGIYSNIALMYYYKANYTASLSYYEKSFALETLLNDSLGMAKTLQNMGLIFGNSQKYEMQQSYYMRAMELYKQMGDTRSEADIALNLGVSLIFQENFNQGYAYYLKALETYRELNDKGRIASVQTNIGYYYLKIKEYNKAFEPFNTAISVFKELDKKSGLINAYTGLGDLYAAKEQRDQAVKMYQICESINRDVGLLDLQRDNLLSLSTAYKEIGDVTNALRVYEHFNQIKDSIYKMNQSDKILELENRYKFEKSQNQVTELKAKNRLYLIFFLAAAFIVICTGVFLFFHWRGRRMKENQRVLRLEQKVLRTQMNPHFIFNSLSTIQYYILENKVTDAVDFLADFAGLMRMVLQYSQEEFIPLARECEILDYYINLQNKRFGDKVSYEIIVDPELREQKIMLPPMLAQPFIENSFEHGELSKKDNGHISVRFEKNGNKIIYVIEDNGIGIMHKQKENASAPTKKHKSLALKITSERLKLINFGKPGSGFDLKVQDRSQDGTCGTRVKLTIPLKIMRT; encoded by the coding sequence ATGAATCAAATATTTAATGAAGTATCTGATATGCATGATTTAGAGGAGATGCAACGGGTGGGCTTGGAAATAGCGCCAGATAACCCCGATCAGGCCGATAGTATAGCACAACAGCTGCTTAAACTCAGCCACGATGGTCAGGTAAGATACAAAGGCATGGCCTACTATATACTTGGCGAAGCCGAATATTACCGGGAACGCTACAATTTAGCATTGCAACATTATATGCAAGCCCAACCATTTTTGGAACAAAGTGGTGATAGCTCCGTTATATCCGGCATTTATAGCAATATAGCACTAATGTATTATTATAAGGCCAATTATACGGCTTCGCTATCGTACTACGAAAAATCCTTTGCCCTAGAAACACTGCTTAATGATTCGCTTGGCATGGCCAAAACTCTGCAAAATATGGGCTTGATATTTGGCAATTCGCAAAAATACGAGATGCAGCAATCGTATTATATGCGAGCCATGGAATTATACAAGCAAATGGGCGATACCCGTTCGGAAGCCGACATTGCACTGAACCTCGGTGTTTCACTTATTTTTCAAGAAAATTTTAACCAGGGGTATGCGTATTATCTAAAAGCATTAGAAACCTACCGCGAACTTAACGACAAAGGCAGGATAGCATCAGTACAGACCAATATTGGTTATTATTACTTAAAAATAAAAGAATACAACAAAGCATTTGAGCCTTTCAATACCGCCATATCCGTATTTAAAGAGCTGGATAAAAAAAGCGGCTTAATAAACGCTTATACCGGATTAGGAGATTTGTACGCAGCAAAAGAGCAACGAGATCAAGCGGTTAAAATGTACCAGATTTGCGAATCGATAAACCGAGACGTGGGGCTATTGGATTTGCAACGCGATAATTTACTTAGCTTATCTACGGCCTACAAAGAAATAGGTGATGTTACTAATGCCCTGCGGGTTTACGAGCACTTTAACCAAATTAAGGATAGCATTTACAAAATGAACCAGTCGGATAAAATACTGGAGCTGGAGAACCGGTATAAATTTGAAAAAAGCCAGAATCAAGTGACCGAATTAAAAGCCAAAAACCGTTTATATCTAATATTTTTTCTGGCAGCCGCATTTATTGTAATATGTACCGGGGTATTTTTATTTTTTCATTGGAGAGGCAGACGGATGAAAGAAAATCAGCGGGTGCTGCGTTTGGAGCAGAAAGTGCTGCGTACTCAGATGAACCCTCATTTTATTTTTAATTCTTTATCTACCATTCAATATTATATTTTGGAAAATAAAGTGACAGATGCGGTTGATTTTTTAGCAGATTTTGCCGGTTTAATGCGCATGGTTCTTCAGTATTCGCAAGAGGAATTTATACCGTTAGCGCGCGAATGTGAAATATTAGATTATTATATCAACTTACAAAACAAGCGCTTTGGCGATAAGGTGAGTTACGAAATTATAGTTGATCCGGAACTCCGGGAACAAAAAATAATGTTACCTCCCATGTTGGCTCAACCTTTTATCGAAAACTCGTTTGAGCATGGCGAACTAAGTAAAAAAGATAATGGACACATTAGTGTCCGCTTTGAGAAAAACGGCAACAAAATTATTTATGTGATTGAAGATAATGGAATTGGAATAATGCATAAGCAAAAAGAAAATGCCAGTGCACCCACAAAAAAACACAAATCATTAGCGTTAAAAATCACTTCCGAAAGGCTCAAACTGATTAACTTTGGCAAACCGGGTTCAGGTTTTGACTTAAAGGTGCAAGACAGAAGTCAAGACGGCACTTGTGGTACTCGCGTTAAGCTTACTATACCGCTGAAGATAATGCGAACGTAA
- a CDS encoding sensor histidine kinase, whose amino-acid sequence MKIDKQSLLAITTFILLLMLIGIQFIFLVRAAKLEQKHFNHRVVLALSESRNEIARAANACQYMNNYVCGKQCTKDMATVNSQKADSIIRSNLAIHKINLDYTFEFVNIEKEGNAKSDVSCYEQSLNGLLAQNGIKLLITFPEQSQFIFAQAGTLFYISIAVIVFVMISFVFTSRLFSNQKRILSNTKDFIDNMVHEFQTPVANIKLASSLIKKNINTDFNGEKINNYTHLIQDENNKIKNHVADILRVADMIGSKKEMADVNMHQLIHDCTNIFRETINRAGGSLSLDLKANDCVVRGKKEYLHHALCNLLDNAIKYSRYEPDIKISTINKKKKMYLAISDKGIGIDPENHKNIFEKYFRVTNGNIHDTKGFGLGLDFVKTVVLQHGGRIHINSQLNKGSTFTLVFKVITL is encoded by the coding sequence ATGAAAATTGATAAACAATCCTTATTGGCCATCACTACTTTTATTCTGCTACTGATGCTTATAGGCATACAGTTTATATTTCTGGTACGGGCTGCCAAGTTAGAGCAAAAGCATTTTAATCACCGGGTTGTACTCGCACTTAGCGAATCGCGTAACGAAATAGCTCGGGCGGCCAACGCCTGTCAGTACATGAATAATTATGTTTGTGGCAAGCAGTGTACCAAGGATATGGCAACGGTAAATTCGCAAAAGGCCGACAGTATAATACGCTCCAACCTGGCCATTCATAAAATAAACCTGGATTATACTTTTGAATTTGTAAATATTGAAAAAGAAGGCAATGCCAAGTCTGATGTTTCGTGCTACGAACAATCCTTGAACGGATTACTGGCTCAAAACGGTATTAAACTCTTGATTACATTTCCGGAACAAAGCCAGTTTATTTTTGCACAAGCCGGCACTTTGTTTTACATCTCAATTGCAGTTATTGTTTTTGTTATGATTTCTTTTGTATTCACCTCTCGTTTGTTTAGTAATCAAAAAAGGATACTTTCAAACACTAAAGATTTTATCGACAATATGGTGCATGAGTTTCAAACGCCTGTGGCGAATATAAAATTGGCATCCAGCCTGATCAAAAAAAATATAAATACTGATTTTAATGGCGAAAAAATAAACAATTATACGCATCTTATACAAGACGAAAACAATAAAATTAAGAACCATGTGGCCGACATATTGAGAGTGGCCGATATGATTGGTAGCAAAAAAGAAATGGCCGATGTAAACATGCACCAACTGATTCATGATTGCACAAACATTTTTCGGGAAACTATAAATAGAGCCGGAGGAAGTTTATCCCTGGATTTAAAAGCCAATGATTGTGTGGTGAGAGGCAAAAAGGAATATTTACACCATGCCCTTTGCAACTTGTTGGACAATGCGATTAAATACTCCCGTTACGAACCGGATATAAAAATATCTACCATTAACAAAAAAAAGAAGATGTATCTGGCTATTAGCGATAAGGGAATAGGTATAGATCCTGAAAATCATAAAAATATATTTGAGAAATATTTTAGGGTAACCAATGGTAATATTCACGATACAAAAGGATTTGGTTTAGGATTGGATTTTGTAAAAACAGTAGTGTTACAACACGGAGGGAGAATTCATATTAATAGTCAACTAAATAAGGGAAGTACCTTTACCCTTGTTTTTAAGGTAATAACGCTTTAG
- a CDS encoding response regulator transcription factor, whose product MDKKTKILLVEDDTTMGFLLVDFLETKGFEVKLYPDGIQGITAFNQNNFDFCILDVMLPGLDGFGIAQRIRKKNKVVPIIFLTAKALKHDKITGFGIGVDDYIVKPFDEDELLCRINAILNRCKTTTEPMQKMDIGQFKFDADNLLLTIGKEQKRLTQKENEVLKMLACSKNSLVKRDEILLALWGNNDYFNSRSLDVFIAKLRRYLKADTMVQIENVPTVGFVLRDQAVN is encoded by the coding sequence ATGGATAAAAAAACGAAAATACTTTTAGTTGAAGACGATACTACAATGGGCTTTTTGCTGGTGGATTTTTTGGAAACGAAAGGTTTTGAGGTAAAGTTATACCCCGACGGGATACAGGGTATTACTGCCTTTAACCAAAATAATTTCGATTTCTGTATCCTCGATGTTATGCTGCCCGGCCTGGATGGATTTGGAATAGCACAACGTATCCGAAAGAAGAATAAAGTAGTACCTATTATTTTTTTAACCGCCAAGGCACTTAAACACGATAAAATTACCGGTTTTGGCATTGGTGTGGACGATTACATTGTAAAACCCTTTGACGAAGATGAATTGCTGTGCCGTATAAATGCCATATTAAACAGGTGTAAAACAACTACGGAGCCTATGCAAAAAATGGACATAGGGCAATTTAAGTTTGATGCCGATAATTTGCTACTGACCATAGGTAAGGAGCAAAAGCGTCTGACGCAAAAGGAAAACGAAGTATTAAAAATGCTCGCCTGTTCCAAAAATAGTCTGGTAAAACGGGATGAGATATTACTTGCTTTATGGGGGAATAACGACTACTTTAACAGTAGGAGTTTGGATGTTTTTATTGCTAAACTTCGAAGATATTTAAAAGCGGACACTATGGTACAAATAGAAAATGTACCTACCGTTGGTTTTGTTTTAAGGGATCAAGCGGTAAATTAA
- a CDS encoding alanine dehydrogenase: protein MPQEEMLEVKKTGKKLTIGIPKEKSKFENRIALTPQGIELLVENGHTVLFESGAGEAANFYDRNFSECGATIVNNNSEVFRAEVVLKISPFTNDELDLLSPGQTLISLVQLHQQSRELIRKMMDKKVNAIAFELIKDSNDCYPISRSMSEIEGVASIMIASEYLSKAHNGKGVLLGGITGVSPAEVIILGAGTAGESAARAALGLGATVKVFDNSLKSLRELELHVGQRVFTSVLYPKAVTKALKTADAVIANLRYLQSGLSYMVTEEQVSQMKKGAILIDLSMGQGGCFESSICTDFAHPVFIKHGVIHYCVPNVASHVARTASIALSNIFAPMLLQIANAGNINTLIKEDNGFSHGLYIYKGILTNHYIGETFSLPSKDIGLLMAAF from the coding sequence ATGCCACAAGAAGAAATGCTTGAGGTGAAAAAAACCGGTAAAAAACTGACGATTGGCATTCCTAAGGAAAAGTCAAAATTCGAGAACCGCATCGCATTGACACCCCAAGGGATTGAATTATTAGTTGAAAACGGGCATACGGTTTTATTTGAATCAGGTGCGGGCGAAGCAGCCAATTTTTACGACCGCAACTTTTCGGAATGTGGAGCCACCATCGTAAACAACAACAGCGAAGTTTTTAGAGCTGAAGTAGTGCTGAAAATATCCCCATTTACGAATGACGAACTGGATTTATTATCGCCCGGTCAAACGCTTATTTCACTGGTACAGCTGCATCAGCAATCGCGCGAACTCATTCGTAAAATGATGGACAAAAAGGTAAATGCCATTGCCTTCGAGTTAATCAAAGACAGCAACGACTGCTACCCCATATCACGCAGCATGAGTGAAATAGAAGGTGTTGCTTCCATTATGATTGCCAGTGAATATTTAAGTAAAGCGCACAATGGCAAAGGAGTTTTATTAGGTGGCATTACGGGTGTATCGCCTGCCGAAGTCATTATTTTGGGAGCAGGCACTGCCGGCGAGAGTGCTGCACGCGCAGCATTGGGCTTAGGGGCTACGGTTAAAGTTTTCGACAACTCCCTAAAAAGCCTGCGCGAACTGGAATTGCACGTGGGACAAAGGGTGTTTACTTCGGTGCTTTATCCCAAAGCCGTAACCAAAGCCCTCAAAACGGCCGATGCCGTTATAGCCAATCTGCGTTATTTGCAATCGGGATTAAGCTATATGGTTACCGAGGAACAGGTTTCGCAAATGAAAAAGGGCGCTATACTTATTGATTTGAGTATGGGCCAGGGCGGCTGTTTTGAATCCTCTATCTGTACCGATTTTGCCCATCCGGTTTTTATAAAGCACGGTGTAATTCACTATTGCGTGCCCAACGTAGCATCGCATGTGGCACGGACAGCCTCTATTGCCCTGAGTAATATTTTTGCCCCCATGCTTTTACAAATAGCCAATGCCGGAAACATCAACACTTTAATAAAGGAGGACAACGGCTTTAGTCATGGATTGTACATTTACAAAGGAATCCTCACCAATCATTACATTGGCGAAACCTTTTCGCTCCCCTCCAAAGATATTGGTTTATTGATGGCGGCATTTTAA
- a CDS encoding uracil-xanthine permease family protein, whose protein sequence is MNPQNKLSPPKQMILGIQFLFVAFGATVLVPLLVGISPSIALFSAGVGTLVFHFITKGKVPVFLGSSFAFIAPITAATEKFGWSGTLSGIVAVGLVYTIVSLFVKWRGVGFIRRFFPSVVVGPVIMVIGLSLASVGVNMAKTNWVIASVSLLSAIIAVIYFKGIIRLIPIFVGIVVGYLLALIMGKVDFTPIAEAAWFQLPEFTLPSLSWEAILYMIPVAIAPLIEHVGDVYAISAVAEKDFVKDPGLNKTMLGDGVATGIAGMLGSVPNTTYSEVTGAIELTKVTDPKVLRISAITAIVFSLVGKISGLLKSIPNEVLGGIMLLLFGMIASVGIKTLIESKADFHKTRNMVITSVILTIGIGGASIDFGNFSLAGIGLASVVGVFLNLILPGKSKEVHIDAE, encoded by the coding sequence ATGAATCCACAAAACAAGTTATCGCCGCCAAAACAAATGATTTTGGGTATTCAATTTTTATTTGTTGCCTTTGGCGCAACCGTACTGGTACCCTTGCTGGTGGGTATCAGCCCGTCCATTGCCTTATTTTCGGCTGGTGTGGGGACCCTGGTTTTTCATTTTATAACCAAAGGTAAGGTGCCGGTTTTTCTGGGCAGCAGCTTTGCCTTTATTGCCCCCATTACCGCAGCCACCGAAAAATTTGGATGGTCCGGAACCTTGTCCGGCATCGTAGCCGTTGGACTTGTATATACCATTGTTTCGTTATTTGTTAAATGGCGTGGTGTAGGTTTTATCCGGAGGTTTTTCCCATCGGTGGTGGTTGGACCCGTTATTATGGTCATTGGTCTTTCGCTGGCTTCTGTAGGTGTTAACATGGCTAAAACCAATTGGGTTATAGCGAGCGTCTCGTTATTATCCGCTATTATTGCCGTAATCTACTTTAAGGGCATTATCAGGCTCATCCCTATATTTGTAGGTATAGTTGTGGGTTACTTGTTGGCCCTAATTATGGGCAAGGTAGATTTTACACCGATCGCAGAGGCAGCCTGGTTTCAATTGCCGGAGTTTACCTTACCCTCACTTAGTTGGGAAGCCATTTTATATATGATACCCGTGGCTATTGCGCCATTGATAGAGCATGTGGGCGATGTATATGCCATAAGCGCCGTGGCCGAAAAAGATTTTGTAAAAGATCCGGGATTAAACAAAACAATGCTGGGCGACGGTGTAGCTACCGGTATTGCCGGTATGCTGGGAAGCGTTCCCAACACCACCTACTCAGAAGTAACAGGCGCCATAGAGCTCACCAAAGTAACGGACCCTAAAGTTTTACGCATATCTGCCATCACCGCTATCGTATTTTCGTTAGTAGGGAAAATAAGTGGCTTATTAAAGAGCATACCCAATGAAGTGCTGGGTGGTATTATGCTATTGTTATTTGGCATGATAGCCAGCGTGGGCATAAAAACACTAATCGAATCAAAAGCCGATTTTCATAAAACAAGGAATATGGTTATCACATCCGTGATATTGACCATAGGTATCGGCGGGGCATCTATCGACTTCGGAAATTTTTCATTAGCGGGCATAGGACTGGCCTCGGTAGTAGGGGTATTTCTGAACCTGATTTTACCCGGCAAATCAAAGGAAGTTCATATTGATGCCGAATAG